One stretch of Hevea brasiliensis isolate MT/VB/25A 57/8 chromosome 12, ASM3005281v1, whole genome shotgun sequence DNA includes these proteins:
- the LOC131171248 gene encoding probable serine/threonine-protein kinase PBL17: protein MGICFSIENKQVSQEQRQLSSKKGQDFDQPASKLSRPDSFDVKSASNTPLVPKNVTDLRQNPGYSNVDIFTYEEMKLATKHFRPDFILGEGGFGVVYKGVIDKSIRLGYETMVVAIKELNPDGLQGDREWLAEVNYLGQFSHPNLVKLIGYCCEDEHRLLVYEYMASGSLEKHLFK from the exons ATGGGAATTTGTTTTAGCATAGAAAATAAGCAAGTATCTCAAGAACAACGGCAATTATCTTCTAAGAAag GACAAGACTTTGATCAGCCAGCAAGTAAATTAAGTAGGCCAGACTCATTTGACGTAAAAAGCGCCAGCAACACTCCATTGGTCCCAAAGAATGTCACTGATCTACGCCAGAATCCAGGATATAGTAATGTTGACATCTTTACATATGAGGAAATGAAATTGGCCACAAAGCATTTCCGACCTGATTTCATTCTTGGCGAGGGTGGATTTGGAGTTGTTTATAAGGGTGTCATAGACAAAAGCATAAGACTTGGTTATGAGACCATGGTTGTTGCCATCAAAGAGCTTAATCCTGATGGGTTACAAGGTGACAGAGAATGGCTG GCAGAAGTCAACTATTTAGGTCAATTTAGTCACCCAAATCTTGTGAAGCTTATTGGGTATTGCTGTGAAGATGAGCACAGGCTATTGGTCTATGAATACATGGCAAGTGGGAGTTTAGAGAAACATCTTTTTAAGTAG